A part of Papilio machaon chromosome 11, ilPapMach1.1, whole genome shotgun sequence genomic DNA contains:
- the LOC106711548 gene encoding sodium-dependent transporter bedraggled yields MESVDMDAGRYELRESLPGSSVDSDASSSLLGSNDVSEHSDKTSDDEEDLREDLQKTIPECYKSDSNFALHSTKNITNDEEFQATALCQFMDILNDLDEVLDKSLLACLDDTQNFDSDEEDIICKLKDCIADHEQQLDDSPSESSMDNTQVVIRQSTQSLEPASEDIELVQNLFEQPQCTSLRRSKSYSELPQNHRDTQQLERANTMNDNLRNSMRRLDPIVLPALNTESVCEPLTLPVILFLEHHVNMRPTSAPLQLQVTAANLSTSSGSSGPIIVGRRALLMNRALSLPSPGDSDITSAGWNGPNGLSIARSTSSTSSSSGESLAGIAAMNQNGAGTSDERNEETDEPPFGVWPHRMSSMLACLSCTIGIFNISRFSVFSVHYGACFILQFFILSLFTGIPLFTLHLCLGHVLQSGPIDMWRISPIFKGVGVSLLLTQAVIGMYSIISLSWIFVYFRDSFITSDDKYKWALPLGFSFDDVSLKNSTFKIQETIPQYFHGEVLQRGTGSNNHFGTIKYQVALYLAVVWMIVFVALSKGLRSYGKAVYVLMFLPICGTLVLCTKLLTLIPYDTVTNIFSETEWSEFFLNSNSWAAAAQETFLTWGLLGACVMQLTSHRSRGRGHSTALRQSGCVIACTFSVLLLAACLANTCVRILKNNGYVFLPSSFETVKSSEFLWATSEPLPGSVSTPVRYMGQYGSLVGVSVWRSGNTAKLYSGWQPLQLATQIVPATLAVVPPTVLSPAWAVIFFFILLMFGVAQQLAIWHCVITGVMAINKDALRVWETTITFFSCVFGFAMGLLLSTDAGIRVVHLMDYVWVGSWWQCAVQVALSAGVFAVRGRPYSADAVAAALYRPATPLAAPLAALLAFTWSVLLPVLLCAICIMDFRIGQQRQLYSWRKPIGYFPIWARQVAVMMQQGALLTVPIVAFIQTWRYMNKGPPDILERIQNLYRPRMGGASESPPPTAAAPPPRAPPDPPPKYTPPPSYSTATGARLINTLRRSFRTLRRITSGRTDAATDDAAQIPITVSESVDRRPPTPQTTYPPPTPSITVTDETDRRTSRNSLTLTRDYLRRSFVRKTDSTKSIRSSLRRSFKYGVSLTTSHEQLVGDAEPISNTVAMSAMLGEGSPPHTRSLGSVI; encoded by the exons ATGGAATCTGTTGATATGGACGCTGGCAGATACGAACTGAGGGAGAGCTTACCGGGAAGCAGTGTTGACAGTGATGCATCTAGTAGTCTTTTAGGCAGCAACGATGTTAGCGAACATAGTGATAAGACATCCGACGATGAAGAGGATTTACGAGAAGATCTACAAAAAACCATACCCGAATGTTATAAATCAGACTCGAATTTCGCATTACATAGTACAAAAAACATCACAAATGATGAAGAATTTCAAGCAACAGCTCTTTGCCAATTTATGGATATCTTGAATGACTTAGATGAAGTTTTAGACAAATCGTTATTAGCTTGCCTTGATGATACTCAAAATTTTGACAGCGATGAAGAAGacattatatgtaaattaaaagattgtaTAGCTGACCATGAACAACAATTGGATGATTCTCCAAGTGAAAGTTCTATGGATAATACACAAGTTGTTATAAGACAATCCACACAAAGTCTCGAACCAGCTTCAGAAGACATTGAATTAGTACAAAATCTGTTTGAACAACCACAATGTACAAGTCTTAGACGTTCTAAAAGTTATTCAGAATTACCTCAAAACCACAGAGATACTCAGCAATTAGAAAGAGCAAATACTATGAACGATAACTTAAGAAATTCGATGCGTAGATTAGATCCAATAGTATTGCCAGCTTTGAACACTGAATCCGTCTGTGAACCATTAACATTGCCTGTTATATTGTTTCTTGAGCATCATGTTAATATGAGACCAACCAGTGCACCACTACAATTACAAGTTACAGCTGCAAATCTGAGTACAAGCAGTGGATCATCAGGTCCTATAATAGTTGGTCGACGAGCGTTACTTATGAACCGTGCATTATCTTTACCATCTCCGGGTGACAGTGATATAACTAGTGCAGGCTGGAATGGACCTAATGGTCTAAGTATAGCGAGAAGTACAAGCAGCACATCAAGTTCTTCCGGTGAATCTTTAGCAGGAATTGCTGCTATGAATCAAAATGGTGCTGGAACATCTGATGAGAg AAACGAAGAGACTGATGAACCGCCTTTTGGCGTTTGGCCACATCGAATGAGCTCAATGCTGGCGTGCCTTAGTTGTACCATTggaatattcaatatttctaGATTTTCCGTATTCAGTGTGCATTACGGAG caTGTTTCATACTACAATTTTTCATACTATCTCTTTTCACTGGGATAccattatttacattacactTATGCTTGGGCCATGTACTGCAATCTGGACCTATAGATATGTGGCGTATATCACCGATATTCAAAGGTGTCGGTGTTTCATTGCTGCTTACACAAGCGGTTATCGGAATGTACAGCATAATAAGCCTGTCATGGATATTCGTCTATTTCCGAGACTCGTTTATAACTTCTGATGATAAGTACAAATGGGCGTTACCGCTAGGATTCAGTTTTGATG ATGTAAGTCTTAAGAATAGCACGTTTAAAATCCAAGAGACTATACCTCAGTACTTTCACGGTGAGGTGTTACAAAGAGGGACGGGGTCTAACAATCACTTCGGCACCATAAAGTATCAAGTTGCGTTATACCTTGCAGTGGTTTGGATGATTGTTTTCGTGGCGCTCAGCAAAGGATTACGCTCATACGGAAAG GCTGTATATGTATTGATGTTTTTGCCGATATGCGGCACGTTAGTATTGTGCACGAAGCTGTTGACCCTGATCCCATACGACACCGTCACAAATATCTTCTCGGAAACCGAATGGAGTGAATTCTTCCTCAATAGTAAT AGTTGGGCGGCGGCGGCTCAAGAGACGTTTCTGACATGGGGTCTGCTGGGTGCGTGTGTGATGCAGCTGACGTCACACAGGTCTCGGGGGCGAGGTCACAGTACTGCGCTACGTCAGAGCGGCTGCGTCATCGCCTGCACCTTCTCTGTGCTGCTGCTGGCCGCTTGTCTCGCTAATACATGTGTGCGGATACTAAAGAATAATGGATACGTGTTCCTACCTAGCAGTTTTG agACAGTAAAATCATCAGAATTCCTGTGGGCTACATCGGAGCCGTTGCCGGGCAGCGTGTCTACTCCGGTGAGGTACATGGGGCAGTATGGCAGTCTGGTGGGTGTGTCAGTGTGGCGGAGTGGTAACACCGCCAAGTTGTACAGCGGCTGGCAACCATTGCAACTAGCTACACAGATAGTACCTGCTACACTAGCCGTGGTACCCCCTACTGTT TTGTCTCCGGCGTGGGCGGTGATATTCTTCTTCATCCTGCTGATGTTCGGAGTGGCGCAGCAGTTGGCGATATGGCACTGTGTCATCACCGGTGTCATGGCGATCAACAAAGACGCATTACGCGTCTGGGAGACGACCATCACTTTCTTCAGCTGTGTCTTTGGCTTCGCTATGGGATTGCTGCTTTCTACTGAT GCGGGCATACGAGTGGTTCACTTGATGGACTACGTGTGGGTGGGGTCGTGGTGGCAGTGCGCGGTGCAGGTGGCGCTGTCTGCGGGCGTGTTCGCAGTACGCGGCCGCCCGTACTCGGCTGACGCGGTGGCGGCGGCGCTGTACCGCCCCGCCACACCCCTCGCCGCGCCCCTCGCCGCCTTGCTCGCCTTCACCTGGAGCGTGCTGCTGCCGGTGCTGCTATGT GCGATCTGCATTATGGATTTTCGGATTGGACAACAACGTCAGTTATATTCTTGGAGAAAACCTATTGG TTACTTTCCTATATGGGCTCGTCAAGTGGCAGTGATGATGCAGCAAGGTGCCTTACTGACCGTGCCTATAGTCGCCTTCATACAAACATGGAGATATATGAACAAAGGTCCCCCCGATATACTTGAG cGCATACAGAATCTGTACCGACCGCGCATGGGCGGGGCGAGTGAGTCCCCGCCCCCAACTGCTGCGGCCCCGCCCCCTCGCGCACCCCCCGACCCCCCGCCCAAGTACACACCCCCACCCTCATACTCCACCGCCACCGGAGCCCGCCTCATCAACACCCTCAGGAGAAGCTTCCGCACTTTGCGAAG aATAACATCAGGCCGTACAGATGCAGCAACTGATGACGCGGCACAGATACCCATCACTGTGAGCGAGAGCGTAGACCGGCGACCCCCCACCCCCCAAACTACATACCCACCCCCCACCCCTTCCATCACAGTGACCGATGAGACCGACCGCAGGACATCCAGGAACTCCTTAACCCTCACACGAGACTACCTGAGACGGTCTTTTGTCAGAAAAACAGATTCCACAAAATCGATTCGTTCGAGTTTACGACGAAGTTTTAAATATGGCGTAAGTTTGACGACGAGTCACGAGCAATTGGTAGGAGACGCGGAGCCTATTTCTAATACGGTTGCTATGTCCGCCATGTTGGGGGAGGGCTCCCCTCCACACACACGTAGTCTAGGGTCCgttatatga
- the LOC106711419 gene encoding acetyl-CoA acetyltransferase, mitochondrial isoform X1 — protein MLLFKGTNLITFKICIGGTILKTMSRSLSNVTLNEVVIASAVRTPMGSFRGSLASLSASELGAVAVKAAVERAGIPKEEVKEVYIGNVCSANLGQAPARQAVIFAGLPKSTVCTTVNKVCASGMKSIMLAAQGLQTGAQDVMLAGGMESMSNVPFYLKRGETTYGGLQLVDGIVFDGLTDVYNKFHMGNCAENTAKKLEISRKDQDDYAILSYKRSAAAYEQKAFADELVPVPVPQKRGAPPVIFAEDEEYKKVNFEKFTKLSTVFQKENGTVTAGNASTLNDGAAALVLMTADAAKRLNVTPIAKVVGFADGECDPIDFPIAPAVAIPKLLEKTGVNKDDVALWEINEAFSVVAVANQKLLDLDPAKINVHGGAVSLGHPIGMSGARIVVHLCHALKKGEKGVASICNGGGGASSIMIEKLPEATNKPPILTFYTKDPCPLCDIALEDLEPFRNRVKVEKVYITEKENLRWLRLYRNDIPVIFLNGKFLCMHKLNTDLLERRLQLIENEC, from the exons atGCTTCTCTTCAAAGGAACAAATCTGATTACCTTTAAAATATGCATCGGGGGCACG ATTCTGAAAACGATGTCGAGATCTTTGTCAAACGTTACCCTCAATGAGGTTGTTATAGCATCTGCAGTTAGGACTCCTATGGGTTCTTTTAGAGGAAGTTTAGCGAGTTTGTCTGCAAGTGAACTGGGTGCTGTAGCTGTTAAAGCTGCAGTTGAAAGAGCCGGTATTCCTAAGGAAGAAGTAAAAGAG gtATACATAGGAAATGTGTGCTCTGCTAATCTTGGACAAGCTCCTGCAAGGCAAGCTGTAATTTTTGCAGGACTTCCTAAAAGCACTGTATGTACAACAGTAAATAAAGTTTGTGCTTCTGGTATGAAGTCAATAATGCTAGCCGCCCAAGGCCTGCAGACAGGTGCGCAAGATGTTATGTTGGCTGGTGGAATGGAGTCAATGTCGAATGtgccattttatttgaaacgcGGGGAAACCACCTATGGTGGGCTTCAGTTAGTTGATGGAATAGTTTTTGATGGACTAACTGATGTGTACAATAAATTCCATATGGGCAATTGTGCAGAAAACACTGCGAAAAAATTAGAAATCTCAAGAAAAGACCAAGATGATTATGCTATTTTGAGCTATAAGAGAAGTGCTGCTGCCTATGAACAAAAGGCTTTTGCTGATGAGTTAGTACCAGTTCCAGTACCTCAAAAACGAGGAGCTCCACCAGTCATATTTGCGGAAGATGAGGAATACAAAAAGGTGAACTTTGAGAAATTCACAAAATTGTCTACAGTATTTCAAAAGGAGAATGGAACTGTAACCGCTGGCAATGCTTCAACATTAAATGATGGTGCTGCGGCATTGGTGTTAATGACTGCAGATGCAGCTAAGAGATTGAATGTCACACCCATTGCTAAAGTTGTGGGCTTCGCTGATGGAGAGTGTGACCCAATTGACTTCCCGATAGCTCCTGCTGTTGCTATTCCTAAATTGTTAGAAAAAACTGGTGTCAATAAAGATGATGTTGCTTTATGGGAAATTAACGAAGCCTTCAGTGTTGTTGCTGTAGCCAATCAGAAGCTGTTGGATTTGGACCCTGCAAAGATTAATGTCCATGGAGGTGCTGTTAGTTTAGGACATCCTATCGGAATGTCTGGGGCTCGTATTGTTGTCCACTTGTGTCATGCACTGAAGAAAGGTGAAAAGGGTGTGGCATCAATTTGTAACGGAGGTGGTGGTGCCTCTTCAATTATGATTGAAAAATT ACCTGAAGCAACAAATAAACCACCCATTTTAACTTTCTACACAAAAGATCCATGCCCTTTATGTGACATAGCTCTAGAAGATCTTGAGCCCTTTAGAAACAGAGTCAAAGTagaaaaagtttatataaCAGAGAAAGAAAATCTAAGATGGTTACGATTGTATAGAAACGATATACCTGTAATATTTCTTAATGGAAAGTTCCTATGTATGCACAAATTGAATACAGACTTATTAGAAAGAAGATtacaattaattgaaaatgaatgttaa
- the LOC106711419 gene encoding acetyl-CoA acetyltransferase, mitochondrial isoform X3 codes for MLLFKGTNLITFKICIGGTILKTMSRSLSNVTLNEVVIASAVRTPMGSFRGSLASLSASELGAVAVKAAVERAGIPKEEVKEVYIGNVCSANLGQAPARQAVIFAGLPKSTVCTTVNKVCASGMKSIMLAAQGLQTGAQDVMLAGGMESMSNVPFYLKRGETTYGGLQLVDGIVFDGLTDVYNKFHMGNCAENTAKKLEISRKDQDDYAILSYKRSAAAYEQKAFADELVPVPVPQKRGAPPVIFAEDEEYKKVNFEKFTKLSTVFQKENGTVTAGNASTLNDGAAALVLMTADAAKRLNVTPIAKVVGFADGECDPIDFPIAPAVAIPKLLEKTGVNKDDVALWEINEAFSVVAVANQKLLDLDPAKINVHGGAVSLGHPIGMSGARIVVHLCHALKKGEKGVASICNGGGGASSIMIEKL; via the exons atGCTTCTCTTCAAAGGAACAAATCTGATTACCTTTAAAATATGCATCGGGGGCACG ATTCTGAAAACGATGTCGAGATCTTTGTCAAACGTTACCCTCAATGAGGTTGTTATAGCATCTGCAGTTAGGACTCCTATGGGTTCTTTTAGAGGAAGTTTAGCGAGTTTGTCTGCAAGTGAACTGGGTGCTGTAGCTGTTAAAGCTGCAGTTGAAAGAGCCGGTATTCCTAAGGAAGAAGTAAAAGAG gtATACATAGGAAATGTGTGCTCTGCTAATCTTGGACAAGCTCCTGCAAGGCAAGCTGTAATTTTTGCAGGACTTCCTAAAAGCACTGTATGTACAACAGTAAATAAAGTTTGTGCTTCTGGTATGAAGTCAATAATGCTAGCCGCCCAAGGCCTGCAGACAGGTGCGCAAGATGTTATGTTGGCTGGTGGAATGGAGTCAATGTCGAATGtgccattttatttgaaacgcGGGGAAACCACCTATGGTGGGCTTCAGTTAGTTGATGGAATAGTTTTTGATGGACTAACTGATGTGTACAATAAATTCCATATGGGCAATTGTGCAGAAAACACTGCGAAAAAATTAGAAATCTCAAGAAAAGACCAAGATGATTATGCTATTTTGAGCTATAAGAGAAGTGCTGCTGCCTATGAACAAAAGGCTTTTGCTGATGAGTTAGTACCAGTTCCAGTACCTCAAAAACGAGGAGCTCCACCAGTCATATTTGCGGAAGATGAGGAATACAAAAAGGTGAACTTTGAGAAATTCACAAAATTGTCTACAGTATTTCAAAAGGAGAATGGAACTGTAACCGCTGGCAATGCTTCAACATTAAATGATGGTGCTGCGGCATTGGTGTTAATGACTGCAGATGCAGCTAAGAGATTGAATGTCACACCCATTGCTAAAGTTGTGGGCTTCGCTGATGGAGAGTGTGACCCAATTGACTTCCCGATAGCTCCTGCTGTTGCTATTCCTAAATTGTTAGAAAAAACTGGTGTCAATAAAGATGATGTTGCTTTATGGGAAATTAACGAAGCCTTCAGTGTTGTTGCTGTAGCCAATCAGAAGCTGTTGGATTTGGACCCTGCAAAGATTAATGTCCATGGAGGTGCTGTTAGTTTAGGACATCCTATCGGAATGTCTGGGGCTCGTATTGTTGTCCACTTGTGTCATGCACTGAAGAAAGGTGAAAAGGGTGTGGCATCAATTTGTAACGGAGGTGGTGGTGCCTCTTCAATTATGATTGAAAAATTGTAA
- the LOC106711419 gene encoding acetyl-CoA acetyltransferase, mitochondrial isoform X2: MSRSLSNVTLNEVVIASAVRTPMGSFRGSLASLSASELGAVAVKAAVERAGIPKEEVKEVYIGNVCSANLGQAPARQAVIFAGLPKSTVCTTVNKVCASGMKSIMLAAQGLQTGAQDVMLAGGMESMSNVPFYLKRGETTYGGLQLVDGIVFDGLTDVYNKFHMGNCAENTAKKLEISRKDQDDYAILSYKRSAAAYEQKAFADELVPVPVPQKRGAPPVIFAEDEEYKKVNFEKFTKLSTVFQKENGTVTAGNASTLNDGAAALVLMTADAAKRLNVTPIAKVVGFADGECDPIDFPIAPAVAIPKLLEKTGVNKDDVALWEINEAFSVVAVANQKLLDLDPAKINVHGGAVSLGHPIGMSGARIVVHLCHALKKGEKGVASICNGGGGASSIMIEKLPEATNKPPILTFYTKDPCPLCDIALEDLEPFRNRVKVEKVYITEKENLRWLRLYRNDIPVIFLNGKFLCMHKLNTDLLERRLQLIENEC, from the exons ATGTCGAGATCTTTGTCAAACGTTACCCTCAATGAGGTTGTTATAGCATCTGCAGTTAGGACTCCTATGGGTTCTTTTAGAGGAAGTTTAGCGAGTTTGTCTGCAAGTGAACTGGGTGCTGTAGCTGTTAAAGCTGCAGTTGAAAGAGCCGGTATTCCTAAGGAAGAAGTAAAAGAG gtATACATAGGAAATGTGTGCTCTGCTAATCTTGGACAAGCTCCTGCAAGGCAAGCTGTAATTTTTGCAGGACTTCCTAAAAGCACTGTATGTACAACAGTAAATAAAGTTTGTGCTTCTGGTATGAAGTCAATAATGCTAGCCGCCCAAGGCCTGCAGACAGGTGCGCAAGATGTTATGTTGGCTGGTGGAATGGAGTCAATGTCGAATGtgccattttatttgaaacgcGGGGAAACCACCTATGGTGGGCTTCAGTTAGTTGATGGAATAGTTTTTGATGGACTAACTGATGTGTACAATAAATTCCATATGGGCAATTGTGCAGAAAACACTGCGAAAAAATTAGAAATCTCAAGAAAAGACCAAGATGATTATGCTATTTTGAGCTATAAGAGAAGTGCTGCTGCCTATGAACAAAAGGCTTTTGCTGATGAGTTAGTACCAGTTCCAGTACCTCAAAAACGAGGAGCTCCACCAGTCATATTTGCGGAAGATGAGGAATACAAAAAGGTGAACTTTGAGAAATTCACAAAATTGTCTACAGTATTTCAAAAGGAGAATGGAACTGTAACCGCTGGCAATGCTTCAACATTAAATGATGGTGCTGCGGCATTGGTGTTAATGACTGCAGATGCAGCTAAGAGATTGAATGTCACACCCATTGCTAAAGTTGTGGGCTTCGCTGATGGAGAGTGTGACCCAATTGACTTCCCGATAGCTCCTGCTGTTGCTATTCCTAAATTGTTAGAAAAAACTGGTGTCAATAAAGATGATGTTGCTTTATGGGAAATTAACGAAGCCTTCAGTGTTGTTGCTGTAGCCAATCAGAAGCTGTTGGATTTGGACCCTGCAAAGATTAATGTCCATGGAGGTGCTGTTAGTTTAGGACATCCTATCGGAATGTCTGGGGCTCGTATTGTTGTCCACTTGTGTCATGCACTGAAGAAAGGTGAAAAGGGTGTGGCATCAATTTGTAACGGAGGTGGTGGTGCCTCTTCAATTATGATTGAAAAATT ACCTGAAGCAACAAATAAACCACCCATTTTAACTTTCTACACAAAAGATCCATGCCCTTTATGTGACATAGCTCTAGAAGATCTTGAGCCCTTTAGAAACAGAGTCAAAGTagaaaaagtttatataaCAGAGAAAGAAAATCTAAGATGGTTACGATTGTATAGAAACGATATACCTGTAATATTTCTTAATGGAAAGTTCCTATGTATGCACAAATTGAATACAGACTTATTAGAAAGAAGATtacaattaattgaaaatgaatgttaa
- the LOC106711543 gene encoding exportin-4, which produces MSDSAIQTLEAAAQILMAPPNLVTPEQRHQAESVFLEFRTTKNPYQLCREILEKSTSEYVLFEAAGLIKAGLIREWSLLSKEDTSSIREYLLNYLLRKENPPFVKERLLQTIAVIIKRGSVDDGGRERKALLAELEKIIISPPISQQKLACSLILAIMQEFAITVKTADVGLIWEVHFRLKKSFETLNLKRIFRFTIGVLEQIIRSGHPPEGEQAMLTKQLITIIETILCWSHVSPLLSKRLIGAFEAIYESETAPALRLSMNWRDTIMKPELIALFFELHIYVRSNPELANPSLTCLVQLASLSGVVVSASNLKQQYLENYVNNFLRMLSFIQPNHREMLGISEIYRRLIQFFTPTLIAGTPPAFLQYLTTYTCHCIRGSIIEEGLNEDTVLREALNKFLHTWSSLVHDVDGYTTETLQNPCIEVFNTYLQCRLAPPDGTRGLEAKDGCDEDIKDDIEEDERQLHNEVLMTIGAMARKAPAHCCHLLFTLLQDRSKRLESQLQLMHTGKLPVSSADQLSMLFEDLHWILMIIGHFLSTDGSGEARSEANVPSELMQYSIRENANIDASLRYLVGETTSQDNIDPILKLIGLIIRINEWECAALEAGFGGVLSPELSATVSWLLKVWANSYLMLDPADYTEMSTVLECAFRQESEGAVWAVRLLAKRAGVVLKHLSAQPVAAKHVVQLLAHLAYAYPNRNQLANCEEFVALVAWEVSGNNLPGDLRKELHKVFARLASYTEGEAKNCLVASTAALQQKLLALLSVQEDTEPVRTALADILDCYCGISEGMLEIAAMDEQVTMLYNALDKVPAIIFKYHNYPGVVLPALNLLAKSAKNAMHCQNQDTVNKFVDICQTTFEVYARWNSGKISSIPQDVEEEAYDDIIALMELVRWLSCGAGGSGRGGCARGLRLLLPLVTPALLALPTLAHSAFRLLRDLEQADELTNLPIQDFNMVIAALRIGLTAVSSDVSTLCCETIVGLSNRAQTMGEDNRYSVALLSLAQLLLMLILKMEIPPDSIPAAGAAIYSLTCVRPSLLEGLARQVIEAFAANDPANVPRLEDAFRLLTNGVLFDGYRPHKIRFQDNFDKFLSSVHGFLIVK; this is translated from the exons atgagtGACTCTGCCATTCAAACCTTGGAGGCAGCGGCACAAATATTGATg GCACCACCAAATCTAGTGACACCAGAACAACGCCATCAAGCTGAAAGTGTCTTCTTAGAATTTCGCACAACAAAAAATCCTTATCAATTGTGTCGTGAGATTCTCGAGAAGTCTACATCGGAATATGTGCTATTTGAGGCTGCAGGTCTAATAAAAGCAGGTCTTATAAGAGAATGGAGTTTATTATCCAAAGAAGATACTTCATCAATACGAGagtatttactaaattacttGCTGAGAAAAGAAAATCCACCATTTGTGAAAGAAAGATTACTACag ACTATAGCCGTAATCATTAAAAGAGGAAGTGTTGATGATGGAGGTAGGGAAAGGAAAGCTTTATTAGCTGAATtagagaaaataattataagccCACCTATTAGCCAACAGAAGCTGGCATGTTCCTTGATATTAGCTATAATGCAAGAGTTTGCAATCACAGTTAAAACCGCAGATGTTGGTTTAATATGGGAGGTGCATTTTCGTTTGAAGAAATCATTTGAAACACTGAAtttaaagagaatatttcgATTTACGATTGGAGTGTTGGAGCAAATTATACGCTCAGGACATCCACCTGAAGGTGAACAAGCAATGCTAACAAAACAGTTGATTACAATTATAGAAACAATACTTTGCTGGAGTCACGTATCCCCTTTACTATCGAAGCGTTTGATTGGTGCATTCGAAGCTATCTATGAAAGTGAGACAGCGCCCGCTTTGAGGTTAAGTATGAATTGGCGGGATACTATAATGAAACCAGAACTCATAGCGTTGTTCTTTGaactacatatatatgttAGGTCAAATCCAGAGTTAGCTAATCCGTCATTGACTTGTCTAGTGCAATTGGCAAGCTTAAGTGGAGTAGTAGTGTCAGCTAGTAACTTGAAACAACAATACTTAGAGAATTATGTGAATAATTTTCTGCGAATGTTATCATTTATTCAGCCAAATCATAGGGAAATGCTCGGTATATCAGAGATATATCGCAGATTGATACAGTTTTTTACTCCTACCTTGATAGCTGGGACACCTCCAGCATTTCTACAATACCTGACAACATACACATGCCATTGTATAAGAGGATCAATTATAGAAGAAGGA ttGAATGAAGACACAGTATTAAGAGAAGCGTTGAAcaaatttttgcatacttGGAGTTCTTTGGTACATGATGTTGATGGATACACAACGGAAACATTACAAAATCCATGCATAGAAGTGTTCAACACATATTTGCAATGTAGATTAGCCCCTCCCGATGGTACGAG GGGACTAGAAGCTAAGGATGGCTGTGATGAAGATATAAAGGACGATATAGAGGAAGACGAGAGACAGTTACATAATGAAGTGTTGATGACTATAGGTGCTATGGCACGCAAAGCGCCCGCACACTGCTGCCATTTGTTGTTCACTTTGCTGCAGGATAGAAGTAAAAG attGGAAAGTCAGCTGCAATTAATGCACACGGGCAAGTTACCAGTGTCTAGTGCAGATCAATTGTCAATGCTGTTTGAAGATTTACATTGGATTTTGATGATTATTG GACATTTCCTATCAACGGACGGGTCAGGAGAGGCGAGGAGTGAAGCCAATGTGCCATCAGAGTTGATGCAGTACAGTATCAGAGAAAACGCTAATATAGACGCATCGCTACGCTATTTGGTCGGCGAGACGACCTCACAGGATAATATCGACCCTATTCTTAA ATTAATTGGCTTAATTATACGTATAAATGAATGGGAGTGCGCAGCTTTAGAAGCGGGTTTCGGTGGTGTGCTGAGTCCAGAACTTTCCGCGACCGTCTCATGGCTGCTCAAAGTCTGGGCTAACTCATATTTAATGCTAGACCCTGCGGATTATACAGAA ATGTCGACAGTACTAGAGTGTGCATTCAGACAAGAGTCAGAGGGTGCGGTGTGGGCGGTGCGGCTGTTGGCCAAGCGCGCCGGCGTCGTACTGAAACATCTCTCTGCGCAGCCCGTCGCCGCCAAACATGTTGTACAACTGTTGGCGCATTTGGCATACGCTTATCCAAA TCGAAATCAGTTAGCGAATTGTGAAGAGTTCGTAGCTCTGGTGGCGTGGGAAGTGTCAGGAAATAACCTGCCGGGGGATCTCAGGAAGGAATTGCATAAGGTGTTTGCGCGACTTGCTTCCTATACAGAAG GTGAGGCCAAGAATTGTCTGGTAGCGAGTACTGCGGCGCTGCAACAGAAGTTGTTGGCGCTGCTGAGTGTGCAAGAGGACACGGAGCCCGTGCGCACCGCACTGGCGGATATCCTCGACTGTTACTGCGGCATCTCGGAGGGAATGCTCGAG ATAGCAGCTATGGATGAGCAAGTGACAATGCTGTATAACGCGTTGGACAAAGTGCCGGCCATCATCTTCAAGTACCACAACTACCCCGGCGTGGTGCTGCCGGCTCTCAATCTACTTGCTAAATCAGCTAAGAACGCGATGCATTGCCAGAACCAGGATACCGTTAATAA GTTTGTGGATATTTGTCAAACGACTTTCGAAGTTTACGCTCGATGGAACTCTGGAAAGATCTCAAGCATACCTCAAGATGTTGAAGAAGAAGCTTACGAC GATATCATAGCGTTGATGGAGCTTGTGCGATGGTTGTCGTGCGGGGCGGGGGGTAGTGGGCGAGGGGGGTGTGCGCGTGGCCTACGTCTGCTACTGCCGCTGGTAACACCCGCACTACTCGCACTGCCCACACTCGCGCACTCCGCATTCCGTCTACTCAGAGATTTGGAACAAGCCGACGAG cTCACAAATCTACCTATACAAGATTTTAACATGGTGATCGCGGCGTTACGTATCGGTTTGACCGCAGTGTCTAGCGATGTGTCCACATTATGTTGTGAGACAATAGTCGGTCTGTCAAATAGAGCGCAGACAATGGGCGAAGATAATCGATATTCAGTGGCGTTATTGAGCTTAGCACAGTTGTTACTAatgttgatattaaaaatggaGATACCACCAGATTCTATACCAGCGGCTGGAGCTGCGATTTACTCTTTGACGTGCGTCAGACCATCTCTCTTAGAAGGTTTAGCTCGACAAGTGATAGAAGCATTTGCAGCCAACGATCCAGCTAATGTACCAAGACTGGAAGATGCTTTCAGGTTATTAACCAATGGAGTACTCTTCGATGGTTATAGACCACACAAGATAAGATTCCAGGATAACTTTGATAAGTTCCTGTCTAGTGTGCATGGATTCCTTATCGTCAAGTAA